Part of the Verrucomicrobiota bacterium genome is shown below.
GCATCTTTCGCAACCCGGAGGGAACGCCCGCCGGCCGGCTCGTAGACGAACTGGGGTTGAAGGGCTCGCGGGAGGGAGGCGCTCGGGTTTCAGAGGTGCATGGTAATTTCATCGTGAATGAAGGCGGGGCCACGGCGAGCGATGTGCTGAAGTTGATCGAGCGAATCCAGCGAGTGGTTCGGGATTCGCGCGGGATTGACTTGCGCACCGAGGTGGAAATCGTGGGCGTGGACCGTGCCGGCGCGCCGAGCGGGGGAGGGCGGACATGAACCGGCGACGCGTGGTGGTGATGGCGGGCGGACCCTCGGCCGAACGGGAAGTTTCACTTCGGTCGGGTGAGGCCGTGGCTCGGGCGCTCTCGCGGATAGGACACCGCGTGGAGAGTCTTGATCCGCGTCCCGGGGCGTGGTCATTGCCGGCCGGGACGGAGATGGTCTTTTTGGCCTTGCACGGAACTTACGGCGAAGATGGAACCCTTCAAGCGGAACTCGACCGCCTGGGCGTCCGGTACACCGGATGTGATGCGGAGGCGAGCCGGTTGGCCTTTGACAAGGTTCAGACCAAGCGCCGCTGCCGGGAGGCGGGAGTGCCGGTGGCGCGAGATGTGGTGATTGGAAAGAGTGAAGCTCCGTGGCCGGAAGGCTGGGCTCCGCCCGTGGTGATCAAGCCGGCGAGGCAGGGATCGAGTGTGGGACTTCAGTTCGTGGACCGGGTGGAAGAATGGCAGGAGGCACTGCGGAAGGCATTCGAGCATGGCGACGAAATGCTGGTTGAAGAACGCATTCTTGGGATTGAGGCAACCGTTGGGGTTTTGAACGGAAGGGCCCTGCCTGTGGTAGAGGTGCGTCCGAAGCGAGGGGCTTATGATTATGCGAACAAGTACACCCCGGGCTGCACCGAGTATTTTTGCCCGGCGCCATGGCCGAAGGAGCTTACGGAGCGGGTGCAACGCGAGGCTTTGAGGGCTTTCGCCTCGGTGGGGGGGCGTGACTATGGCCGGGTGGACGTCATGGTCAGGGAGAGCGGCGAACCTGTGGTGCTGGAGGTGAACACCCTGCCCGGGATGACGGAGACTTCGTTGCTGCCGAAAGCGGCGGCGGCGGCGGGACTGGGATTCGACGCGTTATGCCAAAGCATGCTGGAGCTTGCCTGGGCGCGTCGCGAGAGGACGACGGACATGGTTTCGGGGAGTTGAAAGGAACGCGTGATGTGGTTTCGAAAATCGGCTCAAAATCGGAAGTGCAACCGCGAGTTGGTGCTCGATGTGCGGTTGCGGCATGACGCCGCGCGAGTGGGCCGGGTACGGGTGGCGGCGAGAATTCTGACCCTCGTGTTCGGAGGCGTGGCGGCCGGGTTCATTGCCTGGTGGTGCGGGGCCTGGGCTCTGAACCGCTTCATTTACCGGAATCCCTCCCTGGCCATCGACACCATCGTGGTGACAAACCGGGGAGGACTGGTGTCGGACGATCAAATCCGGCGCTGGGCGGGCGTGGATTTGGGGGAGAATTTGCTGGCCCTCGACATGCGGAAGGTTCGCCGCAATTTGGAACTGGTGCCTTCCATCGAATCTGCGCTGGTGCGGCGAGGGATGCCGCGGACCCTCTTCATCGAGGTCATCGAGCGTGAAGCCGTGGCGCAGATTCATGTGGCGGGCCGCACAACGAACGGAATCGAACTGGTCAAGTTCATGGTCGATCCAAACGGCGTGCCCGTTCATCCGCGCGACTTTGGCGCCGCGGCGGCGGAGGCGGAAGGGACGATGGAGAATCTGACGGTGATCCTGGGTTTGACGGCAGATCAGTTGCGTCAGGGCACGCCCATTGATTCCCCGAAGCTGCGGTCGGCCCTGGATCTGGTGGATCAGTTCAGCCGCTCGGAACTGGTCGGGGCGGCCGACCTGGCCAGTCTGGATCTTTCGCCGCCCGAGGTCTTCGTGGTCAGGACCTCTCAGGGTGCCTCGATCACGCTTTCGCCCCTTCAGATTGCCGACCAATTGCGCCGGTGGAAACTGATTCATGACCGGGCCTTCGCCTCGGGCAAGGCCGTGGCCTCGCTCGATTTGTCGATCACCAACAACAACCCGGCGGTGTGGATCGAGGCGAGCCTGGCGCCTTCCGTGCCTCGCAAATCCGTCAAACCGCCCCGCGCTCGTAAGAAAAATGCGTAGGACATCATCCATTGTGGCCGGCCTGGAGACCGGCACATCCAAAGTCTGTGTCACGGTCGGCGAGGTGTCCGGGGACGGATCGGTGCGCGTCCTCGGCGTGGGGCAGTCCAAATCGCGGGGCGTGCGCAAGGGTGAAATTGTCGATTCATCCGCCGCGGCCGAAGATATCCGCGAGGCGATCGTCGAGGCCGAGACCAGTGCTGACGTGGAGATCACGAGCCTTTTCCTCGGTGTGACCGGCAATCACATGGTGGGGCTCAACAGTCACGCGACCCATCCGATCGTGTCGGAGGGCCGTGTGATCACGGAGGAGGATGTTCAGGAAGTCATCAAGAATGCCAAGATCATCAGCTTGCCCCATGAGAATTCGGTGGTGCATATCGTGCGGCAGCATTTCACCGTCAATGGGCAAAGCGGCATCGTCAATCCCGCGGGCATGGTGGCGAACGCGGTCGAGGCCGACGTCCATATTTTTCACGGGAACTACAACCGCATTCAAAGCGCGATTCATTTGGTGAAGGGGCTGCAATTCGAGGTGGAGGACGTGGTTTTCAATGGCATCGCCTCGAGTCTGTCCGTGTTGACTCACGAACAAAAAGAGCTGGGCACGCTGGTTCTTGATTTAGGCGCCGGCTGCTCCGAATACGTGGCCTATTCGAAAGGCATCATCAAGCACAGCGGCGTGCTCGCGGTGGGGGGGGATCATGTTTCCAATGACCTGGCGTATGGTTTGAAGGTTCCCTTGGGCCGGGCCGAGCAGTTGAAGATCGATCACGGCTGCGCCTTCGTCGATCCTTCGACCCACAGTGGCATGCTGGAACTGCCAAGCGACGTGGGCTTGCCGCCGCGTTCGGTCAATCTCGAGCATCTGGCACGGATCATGTCCATGCGGCTCGAGGAGACCCTGGAATTGATCGAGCAGGATTTGTCGTCCACCGGGGTCATGGATTACCTGCGCGGCGGGGTGGTGTTGACCGGCGGCGCTTCGAGAGTGCCGGGGTTGGACACTCTGGCGGCCCGCATTTTCCGGATGAATGTTTACCGGGGCCGGCCCTCGACGCTGGAAGGGCTGCCGTCGAACCTGCAGCAGGCGGAGTTTGCCACGCCGCTGGGCTTGTTGAAGTTCGGCGCCTTCCGGATGGGGCCGCGTCCCGCATGGGCCGAACGTGTGAAGGGCCGCTTGAAGCGATTTGTTTTCGGCCGCGCCTGAGACTCATTTTCTGTGATCAAACCCATGAACCCTGACCCTGAGACGCCCGCCAACGGCAACGGGATGGAAACGGTATTCTTGCCGGTGCGGATCCGCGTGATCGGCCTGGGTGGAGCCGGCTGTAATTTTGCCGAGCACATGACGCGTGCCGGACTGGAAGGCGTGGAGTTTTTCGCGGCCAACACGGACATTCAAGCGTTACGATCGAACTTGGTGGCGAACAAGATTCAGTTGGGAGCGCGCCTCGTGCGAGGGTTGGGGGCGGGCGGAGACTCTGAAAAAGGACGAGCCTGCGCGGAGCTCGACACCCCCGCGTTCAAGGAGATTTGCGAGGGGGCGGACGTTGTGTTTGTGTTGGCGGGTTTGGGAGGGGGAACCGGCACGGGTGCCGCGCCGGTCGTGGCGAGGATTGCCAAGGAGTGCGGAGCTCTGGTCTTGGCGATCACGACGCTGCCGTGGGACTTTGAAGGGCCGGGCCGCCGGCGCCAGGCGTTGCATGGCCTGCGCGAGGTTCAATCGCAAGCGGATGCGGTTATTTCACTTCCGAATCAGAGGTTGTTCGGCCAATTGGAGGATCATCTCAATCTTCCCGATTCTTTCGCGCGCATCAATGAAGTGCTGACCCAGGGGTTGCGAGGAGTCTGGCAGATGCTGGCGATGCGAGGCATGGTCAACATCGATTTCGCGGATCTTCGCGCGGTGCTGGGTGGGCGTCACTCCGAGACGGTTGTCGCGACTGAGGGGGCGGCGGGATCGAACCGCGCTCTCGATGCCGTTCACCAACTGTTGGCCAGCCCCTACCTGGAGCACGGAGCCGCTTTGGCGCAGTGTGATCGGCTGTTGCTCTCGATTGTGGGAGGCGCAGACCTTCAGTTGGGCGAGGTCAACCGGATCATGGAGCACGTGCAACGGCAATCGCCGGAAGCCATGGTCACCATGGGGGCTGCGATCCATCCCGCTTTTGCCGGCCGCGTGTCCGTGACGATCCTGGCTTCGAAGAAGCCGGTGGAAACGCCCGCGGAAATCCCGGCGCCTCCGTCAGAGATGCTGCCGCCGACGGAAGCGGACACGAGTTTCATGAAGCCAATCGCTGTGGACAAGGTCTCACCAAGCAAGATGGTGCCCCCTCCTCCCGCGATCTCGCAGGAGAAGAAACAGCAGATGTTTGCCAAGCAATCCCCGCATCGCCGGTCCAAAATTCCGGGCAAGAAAATGGAGCAGGCCTTGCTGCCATTGGATGTGGTGTCGAAGGGCCGGTTTGACAAAAGCGCCCCGAACATTCGCGACGGCGAGGATCTTGATTACCCGACCTACGTGAGGCGGGGTACCCCGCTCAACTGAAGCTGCGCCCCAGCCCCCACCACGGCTGAGGCCGACCGCGACGCAGGCCAGCGGTCCGTCGCGTCATTTCGAGTCCCATCCCACGCCGAGAAGGGCCAGCTCATCGTGGTTCTGGAAAACTCAATCCCTTTCACCCGGGAGACGGCCATTGATCCGCATCGATCGATCGCAAGATCACGGCGGCAAAGTCCTTGCTCAAGTTTCGATCGATCACCCTGCGGATCCGGCTCAAAGTCCGGCAGGTCTTTGACGCTCGAGCTTTTGCGCATCTCGACGCTGCCGAATTGCCGTTTCCAGGTTCAGGCAAGAATTCCACGCACCACGTGTCCGAAAACGTCCGTCAACCGGAAATCCCGGCCCGCGTAACGATACGTCAGCCTTTCGTGATCCAGCCCGAGCAGATGCAGCACGGTCGCGTGCAAGTCATGGATGTGGACCGGCTTTTCCACCGCATGCCATCCCAGCTCGTCCGTCGCGCCGTAGGCCATGCCACCTTTCACTCCGCCGCCCGCCAACCACATGCTAAAGCCATAAGGATGATGATCACGTCCGTCTGTGCCCTGGGCGGCAGGCGTGCGTCCGAATTCTCCGCCCCAAAGGACGAGGGTTTCGTCCAAAAGACCGCGCGATTTCAGGTCGCGGATCAAACCGGCAATGGGCAGGTCGGTCGCGGCCGAATTTTTTTCGTGACCTCCCTTCAGGTCCCCGTGCTGATCCCATGGCTGGAAACCTCCGGTGGTGTGATAGAGTTGGACGAAGCGCACGCCGCGCTCGACGAGCCGTCTGGCCAGCAAGCACTGCTTCCCAAAGGTGGATGTGTGGGGTTGGTCGATGCCGTAGAGTTTTCGGGTGGCGTCCGATTCCTTGGTCAGCGCGAATGCTTCCGGCGCTTCGGATTGCATCCGATACGCCAGTTCGAAGGAAGCGGTGCGCGAAGCGAGCCGGAGATCTTCGGGACGGTCGGCCGCGTGCAGGGCATTGAGTCGTTGCAGGGCATCGAGCTCTTGCCGCTGCTGATCGAGGCCAGCCTTGGGGTTCTTCAGATTCCGGATCGGGTTGTCCAGATCGGAGACGAACGTGCCCTGGTAGGACGCGGGCAGAAAACTCGCGCCGTATTGGCGCGCCCCTTCGATGATCGGCCCGGGGCCGATCGCGATGAATCCCGGCAGGTTCTGATTCTCGGTCCCCAGTCCATAGGTGACCCAGGCACCCATGCTTGGCCGGGAGAAAACGCGTTCCCCGGTGTTCATCTGCAAGCACCCGCCTGGATGGTTCGTGTCGTCGGCCACCATGGAGCGGATGACACAAATGTCATCGATACATCGGGACGTATGGGGAAACAATTCGCTGACTTCGATTCCGGACTGGCCATGCCGTTGAAATTTCCACGGAGAGGCCAGGAGATTTCGTCGCTCTCCCAGGTAGAGTTCGGGCGATGGCTTGCCGTGGTCGCGGGTCAGGCGTGGCTTGGGATCGAAGGTGTCCACCTGGGAGGGGCCTCCCGGCATGAAAAGGAAGATGACCCGTTTGGCGCGGGCCGAAAAATGGGGCGCTTTCGAGGTGAGAGGATGAGTTGAGGAGCCGGGCAGTTTCGGCTCAAGCGCGGCACTCCGGAAAGTTCCTGCCTCCTTCAGCAGGCTGGCCAAAGCGAGATAGCCAAATCCACCACCCGTGCGCCGCAGCATTTCGCGGCGGTTGATCTGAGTGCTGCGCGGGTGGAACCATCCACGGTCATTCATACACTTGGACGATGAAGCATGAGGAGTGAAACAGCTAATCGATGAAAACAAATTCATTCGCACTGAGCAAGAGCTGGCAATAGCGCCCCAAACGTTCCGACGGGTTCGTCCCCGTGAGTTGTTCCCGGCCGATGTCGAGTTCCTCGCTCGTTGGCGCCCGCCCCAGGGTCAAGCGGTAGGCCTCCCGGATTTGAGTCTCGGCATCGGTCGCCGTGGTCCCAAGCAGGATGCGCTGAGCCAGTGCTTCCGCCTGTTGCCGGGAGAAAGGATCGTTGAGGAAAAAGAGAGCTTGGGGAGCGACGATCGAGTCACCTCGCTTCTCCACGACCGCACTACAGTCCGGCCCATCGAAGACGGAAGCGAATCCCGAGGATGTCCCCGTTCGGACGGACATCATGTAGAGTGTGCGCCGCGGGAGCAATTCATCCCGAAAAGCCTCGCCACCCTGCCTGGAATGGAGCCGGTTTGCGACGTAAAGCAGGCTGTCCCGGAGTGATTCCGCGTCCAAGCGCCTGCGTGGCATCCGGCCCCAGAGTTGGTTTTCCGGATCGGCTGCCAGGGTTTCCGGTGCGGCGCGGCTGCTTTGTTGGTAAACGGAGGAGAGCATGATGAGGCGGTGGATGGCTTTGATGGACCAGCCGGACTCCATGAAACGCACCGCGAGATGATCCAGGAGTTCCGGATGGGAGGGACGGTCACCTTTTTCGCCGAAGTTGGTCGTGGTGCGGACGATGCCTTCCCCAAAATGATGCTGCCAGATTCGATTTACCGCGACGCGAGCCGTGAGAGGGTTTTGGGTGCTGGCAATCCATTCCCCCAGGGGCAGGCGGCCGCTCCCTTCCGTGATGACCGGTGGCGGGTGATTCGAGAGAACTTTCGGAAAGCCACGAGGCACGACCTTGCCTGGGTTCTTGGGATTCCCTCGAAGTGAGATTGGGGCATCTCTGAACCCCTCGTGCTTCGTGCCCACGGGGCCGCCGTCCTGAACGACGACCGCTTGTGGAACGGTGGCAGGAATGGACTTCCGAAGCGTGTGGAGTTGCTCGCGTGCCTGCACGAGCCGACGCGCTGACTCGGATTCCATCAAAGCCTCGCGCTCGCCCGCATCGAGCCAGTACGGACCCTGTGGAGAGCTCAACTCGTCGGCCAGTCGGGCGACGGGATCAGGCGGGGACGGCCCCCGGCCGTTGGGATCGACCCAGGCATCGAAAAGCTCCTTCTCCACCTCCGCCCGGTCGTGCTCGTCGAGGGGCCGGTTGTAAACGCGAAGTTCTGCCAGATCGCCCCGAAACTTGGCGCTGTTGCCAGAGCCTGGTCCGCCAATGCGCAACGATTTGATCTCGGGATCTGAGGAAACCCCGTCCACAGCACTGTTTTTCCCCGCATCCAAGCCTTGACGATGCAGGGTCGTGCCAAGAGGGCCCCAGGACAAACTTGCGATTTCGAAGCCGGCATTCGTTTTCGCATCACTGATGACATCGCCATGGGCGCCGTGCTTTCGCACAATCGCATGCAGGCCACCCCCTGGCGTGGGCATCAGGCCAATGCCATGCTTCCCGGAACTGGAATCTTCCCAGCCGATCAGGCGCTGTCCGGAAGTGGAGGCGTCAGCGATGCGAAAGACTGCAAACAGGCTGCCCGCAGGGGGAACGGTCAAAGGAGCTTCCAGCCCTTCGTTGCCCGTGAAACGCAGGACCGGGCGACTCCTTCCGCCGACTTTGAGGTTCGTCTTAAGCGGGCCTCGGGCAGGGGCGGCGACGGCGGCAAACTTCACCGGAGAGCGACTGTGATTGGGCCACCACGTGACCCGGCCTTCGCCTGAACTCGTCGGGTGCGCGTCGCTGGCTTGGAGTTTCAACAACTCGGAATGGCGATGGGATGGACGAGGAGTGCGGGAGGATTCGAGGCCCGTGAGCCGATCTCTTTGAACTGCGGCGAGGGCTCTTCCCACGGCGAACGCCGCGGCTTCGGCTCCCGATCGATCGATCGGCTCCTGGCCCGCCCGAGTGAGGGTGCGCTGCCAGGCGGTGAGTGCTTCCCAGCCCTGGCCAGGCTCACGGCCCGGGCGCTGCACGTCTGCCGTCTCCAGGAAGCTCCACGACCCTGTCGCTTGCGGATGGTCCCGGTGCGAGATTTCCAGCGGAGCGTGATCGGGTGTTTGGGTCACGTCATGGCGCAGATTCCAGACTCGCCCTGCCGGGGTTTGTTCGATCGTCCATTCCACCAGCGCTGTCGGAGCTCCCGTGGCCTGCGGCAAGACCACCAAATCGAGACTGTCTCCGGACTGGAGGGTGATTTCGGCGAGATGCCCAAGGTTGAAAGCGGACTCCAACTTCGCGCTGCCACCGGCTGCGACCTGGAACGAAGCCAGTTCCTTCCGGCTGGACGCCGCTCGCAAATCGAGCGACACGACGAAACCCTTGCGAGCGGTGCTTGTCGCATCGGTGACGGAGCCGGTCCATCGCACGGTCATGTTCGTTGGGCTGGTCCAACGAAGGACCGCTCCACTCGATTGGGATGGCGTGAGCGCAACGCTGCGGGAGGGAAACTTTGCCCCATGGTGCTCAACCGTTTCCTTCCGAAGACTGACGTGGATGGCGGGGGTCGAGTTCGGGCGATGGCTCCAGCGGTGAAGCCCGGCCCATCCTCCCTCGTCGCGGGAGAACCAAGTGAACGCGCGATAGTCTCTCAAGCCCAGGTAATCGAGCCACTGGGTGAGGATTTTCGGGTGCAGCCCGTGCTCCCTGGCGAGCTCGGTCAAAGCTCGATCGGGAGCGTGAATGCTGCGGCTGACAAACTCCCAGCATGCGAGGAGATAGCGAGCGGTTTGCTCCGTGGCAATCCGATCGAGGCGGGTGGCAAATTCCAAATCCGTTTCGAGCTGGAGATTTTGAATTTGCTTCTCGAGCTCCGCCACGCGTTTTTTCCGGTCAGCCATACGTTCGACTTCGGCCCTGGGCAGGAGGGGAACACGAACGAGCGGAGTATTTCCGGGCACGGGACTGGGAATCAGCCGGGTGCTAAAAAAAATGCCGGCCAGCGCGTAGTAGTCTTCCATGGAGATGGGGTCGAACTTGTGATCATGACAGCGCGCGCAGCTGAGCGTGAGCCCCAGGAAGGCTCGGCCCACCACCTCGATCTGGTCGTTGACGTAGTCGGCGATCATCTGCTCCTTGTCGACATCACCCGGAACGAAATCCGCGATCGCCAGCATGCCGGTCGCGATCAGCGCCTGAGTGTCCATGAGCTCCGGGTCGGCTGGCTGGAGGAGATCCCCGGCGATTTGGTGGCGGATGAAATCCGGATAAGGCAAATCTCGGTTGTGGGCGTCGACGACCCAATCCCGATAACGC
Proteins encoded:
- a CDS encoding D-alanine--D-alanine ligase, translating into MNRRRVVVMAGGPSAEREVSLRSGEAVARALSRIGHRVESLDPRPGAWSLPAGTEMVFLALHGTYGEDGTLQAELDRLGVRYTGCDAEASRLAFDKVQTKRRCREAGVPVARDVVIGKSEAPWPEGWAPPVVIKPARQGSSVGLQFVDRVEEWQEALRKAFEHGDEMLVEERILGIEATVGVLNGRALPVVEVRPKRGAYDYANKYTPGCTEYFCPAPWPKELTERVQREALRAFASVGGRDYGRVDVMVRESGEPVVLEVNTLPGMTETSLLPKAAAAAGLGFDALCQSMLELAWARRERTTDMVSGS
- a CDS encoding FtsQ-type POTRA domain-containing protein; protein product: MMWFRKSAQNRKCNRELVLDVRLRHDAARVGRVRVAARILTLVFGGVAAGFIAWWCGAWALNRFIYRNPSLAIDTIVVTNRGGLVSDDQIRRWAGVDLGENLLALDMRKVRRNLELVPSIESALVRRGMPRTLFIEVIEREAVAQIHVAGRTTNGIELVKFMVDPNGVPVHPRDFGAAAAEAEGTMENLTVILGLTADQLRQGTPIDSPKLRSALDLVDQFSRSELVGAADLASLDLSPPEVFVVRTSQGASITLSPLQIADQLRRWKLIHDRAFASGKAVASLDLSITNNNPAVWIEASLAPSVPRKSVKPPRARKKNA
- the ftsA gene encoding cell division protein FtsA, encoding MTGPSPRARPWPRSICRSPTTTRRCGSRRAWRLPCLANPSNRPALVRKMRRTSSIVAGLETGTSKVCVTVGEVSGDGSVRVLGVGQSKSRGVRKGEIVDSSAAAEDIREAIVEAETSADVEITSLFLGVTGNHMVGLNSHATHPIVSEGRVITEEDVQEVIKNAKIISLPHENSVVHIVRQHFTVNGQSGIVNPAGMVANAVEADVHIFHGNYNRIQSAIHLVKGLQFEVEDVVFNGIASSLSVLTHEQKELGTLVLDLGAGCSEYVAYSKGIIKHSGVLAVGGDHVSNDLAYGLKVPLGRAEQLKIDHGCAFVDPSTHSGMLELPSDVGLPPRSVNLEHLARIMSMRLEETLELIEQDLSSTGVMDYLRGGVVLTGGASRVPGLDTLAARIFRMNVYRGRPSTLEGLPSNLQQAEFATPLGLLKFGAFRMGPRPAWAERVKGRLKRFVFGRA
- a CDS encoding cell division protein FtsZ; amino-acid sequence: MNPDPETPANGNGMETVFLPVRIRVIGLGGAGCNFAEHMTRAGLEGVEFFAANTDIQALRSNLVANKIQLGARLVRGLGAGGDSEKGRACAELDTPAFKEICEGADVVFVLAGLGGGTGTGAAPVVARIAKECGALVLAITTLPWDFEGPGRRRQALHGLREVQSQADAVISLPNQRLFGQLEDHLNLPDSFARINEVLTQGLRGVWQMLAMRGMVNIDFADLRAVLGGRHSETVVATEGAAGSNRALDAVHQLLASPYLEHGAALAQCDRLLLSIVGGADLQLGEVNRIMEHVQRQSPEAMVTMGAAIHPAFAGRVSVTILASKKPVETPAEIPAPPSEMLPPTEADTSFMKPIAVDKVSPSKMVPPPPAISQEKKQQMFAKQSPHRRSKIPGKKMEQALLPLDVVSKGRFDKSAPNIRDGEDLDYPTYVRRGTPLN
- a CDS encoding DUF1501 domain-containing protein, which translates into the protein MLRRTGGGFGYLALASLLKEAGTFRSAALEPKLPGSSTHPLTSKAPHFSARAKRVIFLFMPGGPSQVDTFDPKPRLTRDHGKPSPELYLGERRNLLASPWKFQRHGQSGIEVSELFPHTSRCIDDICVIRSMVADDTNHPGGCLQMNTGERVFSRPSMGAWVTYGLGTENQNLPGFIAIGPGPIIEGARQYGASFLPASYQGTFVSDLDNPIRNLKNPKAGLDQQRQELDALQRLNALHAADRPEDLRLASRTASFELAYRMQSEAPEAFALTKESDATRKLYGIDQPHTSTFGKQCLLARRLVERGVRFVQLYHTTGGFQPWDQHGDLKGGHEKNSAATDLPIAGLIRDLKSRGLLDETLVLWGGEFGRTPAAQGTDGRDHHPYGFSMWLAGGGVKGGMAYGATDELGWHAVEKPVHIHDLHATVLHLLGLDHERLTYRYAGRDFRLTDVFGHVVRGILA
- a CDS encoding DUF1553 domain-containing protein, with the translated sequence MVMIVSLLTLLALQAAEPKDSPVPPAFHWAFRPIQRPPVPAVKEDRWIKTPIDAFILASLEKKNLSPAPPADRRTLLRRATYDLIGLPPTPQEIDAFLADDSPDAFAKRVDRLLASPAYGERWGRHWLDVVRYADARDLIQLPVESDFREAWRYRDWVVDAHNRDLPYPDFIRHQIAGDLLQPADPELMDTQALIATGMLAIADFVPGDVDKEQMIADYVNDQIEVVGRAFLGLTLSCARCHDHKFDPISMEDYYALAGIFFSTRLIPSPVPGNTPLVRVPLLPRAEVERMADRKKRVAELEKQIQNLQLETDLEFATRLDRIATEQTARYLLACWEFVSRSIHAPDRALTELAREHGLHPKILTQWLDYLGLRDYRAFTWFSRDEGGWAGLHRWSHRPNSTPAIHVSLRKETVEHHGAKFPSRSVALTPSQSSGAVLRWTSPTNMTVRWTGSVTDATSTARKGFVVSLDLRAASSRKELASFQVAAGGSAKLESAFNLGHLAEITLQSGDSLDLVVLPQATGAPTALVEWTIEQTPAGRVWNLRHDVTQTPDHAPLEISHRDHPQATGSWSFLETADVQRPGREPGQGWEALTAWQRTLTRAGQEPIDRSGAEAAAFAVGRALAAVQRDRLTGLESSRTPRPSHRHSELLKLQASDAHPTSSGEGRVTWWPNHSRSPVKFAAVAAPARGPLKTNLKVGGRSRPVLRFTGNEGLEAPLTVPPAGSLFAVFRIADASTSGQRLIGWEDSSSGKHGIGLMPTPGGGLHAIVRKHGAHGDVISDAKTNAGFEIASLSWGPLGTTLHRQGLDAGKNSAVDGVSSDPEIKSLRIGGPGSGNSAKFRGDLAELRVYNRPLDEHDRAEVEKELFDAWVDPNGRGPSPPDPVARLADELSSPQGPYWLDAGEREALMESESARRLVQAREQLHTLRKSIPATVPQAVVVQDGGPVGTKHEGFRDAPISLRGNPKNPGKVVPRGFPKVLSNHPPPVITEGSGRLPLGEWIASTQNPLTARVAVNRIWQHHFGEGIVRTTTNFGEKGDRPSHPELLDHLAVRFMESGWSIKAIHRLIMLSSVYQQSSRAAPETLAADPENQLWGRMPRRRLDAESLRDSLLYVANRLHSRQGGEAFRDELLPRRTLYMMSVRTGTSSGFASVFDGPDCSAVVEKRGDSIVAPQALFFLNDPFSRQQAEALAQRILLGTTATDAETQIREAYRLTLGRAPTSEELDIGREQLTGTNPSERLGRYCQLLLSANEFVFID